From Amycolatopsis sp. cg9, one genomic window encodes:
- a CDS encoding 6-phosphofructokinase produces the protein MRVGVLTGGGDCPGLNAVIRAVVRKGIEVHGWDFVGFRNGWNGPLTGDSRPLGLNDVEDILTRGGTILRSSRTNPYKVEGGVEKIKQVLADQGVDALIAIGGEDTLGVAKRLTDDGVGVVGVPKTIDNDLGATDYTFGFDTAVSIATEAIDRLHTTAESHHRALVVEVMGRHAGWIALHSGLAGGASVILVPERHFNVDQVVSWVERRFEKEFAPIIVVAEGALPEGGEEKLLTGEKDAFGHVRLGGIGTWLADEIAHRTGKESRAVVLGHVQRGGTPTAYDRVLATRFGLHAVDAVADGDFGVMVALKGTDIVRVKLSEATAELKTVPVERYQEAEVFFG, from the coding sequence ATGCGTGTCGGTGTGCTGACCGGCGGCGGCGACTGCCCGGGACTCAACGCGGTGATCCGCGCCGTGGTGCGCAAGGGCATCGAGGTGCACGGCTGGGACTTCGTGGGCTTCCGCAACGGCTGGAACGGCCCGCTGACCGGGGACAGCCGTCCGCTCGGTCTCAACGACGTCGAGGACATCCTGACCCGCGGCGGCACCATCCTGCGGTCCTCGCGCACCAACCCGTACAAGGTCGAGGGCGGCGTCGAGAAGATCAAGCAGGTCCTGGCCGACCAGGGCGTCGACGCGCTGATCGCGATCGGCGGCGAGGACACCCTCGGCGTCGCGAAGCGGCTGACCGACGACGGCGTCGGCGTCGTGGGCGTGCCCAAGACGATCGACAACGACCTGGGTGCCACCGACTACACCTTCGGCTTCGACACCGCGGTCTCCATCGCGACCGAAGCGATCGACCGGCTGCACACCACCGCCGAGTCGCACCACCGCGCGCTGGTCGTCGAGGTCATGGGCCGCCACGCCGGCTGGATCGCGCTGCACTCCGGCCTGGCCGGCGGCGCGAGCGTGATCCTGGTGCCGGAGCGGCACTTCAACGTCGACCAGGTCGTCTCCTGGGTCGAGCGCCGCTTCGAGAAGGAGTTCGCGCCGATCATCGTCGTCGCCGAGGGCGCGCTGCCCGAGGGCGGCGAGGAGAAGCTGCTCACCGGCGAGAAGGACGCCTTCGGGCACGTCCGCCTCGGCGGCATCGGCACCTGGCTGGCCGACGAGATCGCCCACCGCACCGGCAAGGAGTCCCGCGCGGTGGTCCTGGGCCACGTCCAGCGCGGCGGCACCCCGACGGCGTACGACCGCGTGCTGGCGACCCGCTTCGGCCTCCACGCGGTGGACGCGGTGGCCGACGGCGACTTCGGCGTGATGGTCGCCCTCAAGGGCACGGACATCGTCCGCGTGAAGCTGTCCGAGGCGACGGCCGAGCTGAAGACCGTCCCGGTCGAGCGCTACCAGGAAGCCGAAGTCTTCTTCGGCTGA
- a CDS encoding aromatic amino acid ammonia-lyase, translated as MIRVDGRTLRCADVVTAARTEGPLGIDVSIAAQRAAEHAWKLAEDLSTRRVVYGRTTGVGANKDDTVESSREHGLRLLRSHAGGSGDVLPAGQVRAMMLIRLNQLLAGRSGISPELIGALAEAVRSGALPLVHRLGAIGTGDLAPLAETALALTGQRAWVTGHVPPVPVLAGDALAFMSSNAATLAEATLAAMRLDALTRASHAVAALTYVALDGNPEAYATPVHEARPHAGQVACAAEMRRLLGMHQTPKPGRRIQDPFGLRAFPQVQGPALDAIHYLRDVLAVEINASTENPMISTVHGDAYHHAHFHTAYVSTALDQARATVHQVAELSVARLGDLVEPEFTGLRPFLAAGPAGSSGVMILEYVAHDALTELRQAALPATLGTAVVSRGIEDHASFSTQAARAATAACQAYQQVLACELVAAVRALRMRDADLVDLPVRDAFELASEVLDESTDDRPLTDDIAAAVGVLERLARI; from the coding sequence TTGATCCGGGTGGACGGCCGGACCCTCCGGTGCGCGGACGTCGTGACGGCGGCGCGCACCGAGGGCCCGCTGGGCATCGACGTCTCGATCGCCGCGCAGCGCGCGGCCGAGCACGCGTGGAAGCTCGCGGAAGACCTGAGCACGCGGCGCGTGGTCTACGGCCGGACCACCGGCGTCGGGGCCAACAAGGACGACACCGTCGAAAGCTCGCGGGAACACGGGCTGCGCCTGCTGCGCAGCCACGCGGGCGGCAGCGGCGACGTGCTGCCGGCCGGGCAGGTCCGGGCGATGATGCTGATCCGGCTGAACCAGCTGCTCGCCGGGCGGTCCGGGATCAGCCCCGAGCTGATCGGCGCGCTGGCCGAAGCGGTCCGCTCCGGCGCGCTGCCGCTGGTGCACCGGCTCGGCGCGATCGGCACCGGCGACCTCGCGCCGCTGGCGGAGACGGCGCTGGCGCTGACCGGCCAGCGAGCGTGGGTCACCGGGCACGTGCCGCCGGTGCCGGTGCTCGCCGGCGACGCGCTGGCGTTCATGAGCAGCAACGCCGCGACGCTCGCCGAAGCGACCCTCGCGGCGATGCGGCTGGACGCGCTGACCCGGGCGAGCCACGCCGTCGCGGCGCTGACGTACGTCGCGCTCGACGGCAACCCCGAGGCCTACGCGACGCCGGTGCACGAGGCGCGGCCGCACGCGGGGCAGGTCGCCTGCGCCGCGGAAATGCGGCGGCTGCTGGGCATGCACCAGACGCCGAAGCCGGGGCGCCGCATCCAGGACCCGTTCGGGCTGCGGGCGTTCCCGCAGGTCCAGGGCCCGGCGCTGGACGCGATCCACTACCTGCGGGACGTGCTCGCGGTCGAGATCAACGCGAGCACCGAGAACCCGATGATCTCGACGGTGCACGGCGACGCCTACCACCACGCGCACTTCCACACGGCGTACGTGTCGACGGCGCTGGACCAGGCCCGCGCGACCGTGCACCAGGTGGCGGAGCTGTCGGTGGCGCGGCTGGGCGACCTGGTCGAGCCGGAGTTCACCGGGCTGCGGCCGTTCCTCGCGGCGGGCCCGGCGGGCAGCTCGGGCGTGATGATCCTCGAGTACGTGGCGCACGACGCGCTGACCGAGCTGCGGCAGGCGGCACTGCCGGCAACGCTCGGCACGGCCGTGGTGTCCCGCGGCATCGAGGACCACGCGAGCTTCTCGACGCAGGCGGCCCGCGCGGCGACGGCGGCGTGCCAGGCCTACCAGCAGGTCCTGGCGTGCGAGCTGGTCGCGGCGGTCCGCGCGCTGCGGATGCGCGACGCGGATCTGGTGGACCTGCCGGTGCGCGACGCGTTCGAGCTGGCGTCGGAGGTGCTGGACGAGAGCACCGACGACCGGCCCCTGACCGACGACATCGCCGCCGCGGTCGGCGTCCTGGAACGGCTCGCGCGGATCTGA
- a CDS encoding group II truncated hemoglobin, producing the protein MIVDYFRYTVPEAARADFEKAAAGHHVERAPGRYLVRATPAFGGIEGFTPDGEPERYETTTPSLYDWAGGREALVRLLTIFYRHVREDPLLEPVFRGMDPHHAEHVAVWLGEVFGGPPAYSGSHGGHAHMIGRHLGRGITEQQRRRWVSLLLDAADEAELPGDPEFRAAFAGYVEWGSRLAVVFSAPGAEPNPHEPVPQWDWPMPPWQPPAP; encoded by the coding sequence GTGATCGTCGACTACTTCCGCTACACCGTGCCAGAAGCCGCGCGGGCCGACTTCGAAAAGGCCGCGGCCGGGCACCACGTCGAGCGCGCGCCCGGCCGGTACCTGGTGCGCGCCACGCCGGCCTTCGGCGGCATCGAAGGCTTCACGCCCGACGGCGAACCCGAGCGCTACGAAACCACCACCCCCTCCCTCTACGACTGGGCCGGCGGCCGCGAAGCCCTCGTGCGCCTGCTGACGATCTTCTACCGCCACGTGCGCGAAGACCCGCTGCTCGAACCCGTGTTCCGCGGCATGGACCCGCACCACGCCGAGCACGTCGCGGTCTGGCTCGGCGAGGTCTTCGGCGGGCCGCCGGCCTACTCCGGGAGCCACGGCGGGCACGCCCACATGATCGGCCGCCACCTCGGCCGCGGCATCACCGAGCAGCAGCGCCGCCGGTGGGTGTCGCTGCTGCTCGACGCCGCCGACGAGGCGGAGCTGCCCGGCGACCCCGAATTCCGCGCGGCCTTCGCCGGCTACGTCGAGTGGGGCAGCCGGCTCGCCGTCGTCTTCTCCGCCCCGGGCGCCGAGCCGAACCCGCACGAACCGGTCCCGCAGTGGGACTGGCCGATGCCGCCCTGGCAGCCACCCGCGCCCTAG
- a CDS encoding winged helix-turn-helix transcriptional regulator: MKRYHCATELAVDLIGGKWKPVILAHLKEGAHRYGELRRRMPGVSEKMLTQQLRELAADGLVRRVEFAGRVPRVEYHLTEVGEELRPALTALYEWGERRAAERGITFEPLPEAERS, translated from the coding sequence GTGAAGCGGTACCACTGCGCGACGGAACTGGCGGTCGACCTGATCGGCGGCAAGTGGAAGCCGGTGATCCTGGCGCACCTGAAGGAAGGTGCCCACCGCTACGGCGAACTGCGGCGCCGGATGCCGGGGGTGAGCGAGAAGATGCTGACCCAGCAGCTGCGCGAGCTGGCGGCGGACGGCCTGGTGCGGCGGGTGGAGTTCGCCGGCCGGGTGCCGCGGGTCGAGTACCACCTGACGGAGGTGGGGGAGGAGCTGCGCCCGGCGTTGACGGCCCTGTACGAGTGGGGCGAGCGCCGCGCGGCCGAGCGCGGCATCACGTTCGAGCCGCTCCCGGAAGCCGAGCGCTCTTGA
- a CDS encoding ArsR/SmtB family transcription factor encodes MQTFEVLAEPRRRTILDLLRDGERSVGELVDELELSQPAVSKHLRVLREAGLVTVRVAAQRRCYALRPEPLAEVDAWLAPYRRFWGERLDALERRLDSTDPR; translated from the coding sequence ATGCAGACCTTCGAGGTGCTGGCCGAACCCCGCCGCCGCACGATCCTGGACCTCCTCCGCGACGGCGAGCGCTCGGTCGGCGAACTGGTCGACGAGCTGGAGCTCAGCCAGCCCGCGGTGTCGAAGCACCTGCGGGTGCTGCGGGAGGCCGGCCTGGTGACGGTCCGGGTGGCGGCGCAGCGCAGGTGCTACGCGCTGAGGCCGGAGCCGCTGGCGGAGGTCGACGCGTGGCTGGCGCCCTACCGGCGGTTCTGGGGCGAGCGCCTCGACGCGCTGGAGCGCCGGCTGGACTCGACCGACCCGCGCTGA
- a CDS encoding glycoside hydrolase family 18 protein, whose amino-acid sequence MSRRKSFSALLTVAAVAGLVAGAATAPVASAATEATQASVGKVVGYFTEWGVYDRNYHVKNIETSGSASKLTHINYAFGNVTNGGCAIGDAYADYQKTYDAAGSVDGVADTWDQPLAGSFNQLKKLKALHPGLKVIWSFGGWTWSGGFGQAAQNPAAFADSCYNLVNDPRWAGVFDGIDIDWEYPNACGLSCDTSGAAAYKNLMGALRAKFGSQLVTSAITADGTDGGKIDAADYGGAAQYVDWYNVMTYDYFGAWAAQGPTAPHSPLTSYDGIPTAGFHSDAAIQKLKGKGVPSDKLLLGIGFYGRGWTGVTQDAPGGTATGPAPGKYEQGIEDYKVLKTSCPSTGTVAGTAYAKCGSNWWSYDTPSTIAGKVSYAKAQGLGGAMFWELSGDTTDGELITAVAK is encoded by the coding sequence ATGTCCCGCAGGAAGAGCTTCTCGGCGCTGCTGACGGTGGCCGCCGTCGCGGGCCTGGTCGCGGGGGCGGCGACCGCCCCGGTGGCCTCCGCCGCCACCGAAGCCACCCAGGCGTCCGTCGGCAAGGTCGTCGGCTACTTCACCGAATGGGGTGTCTACGACCGCAACTACCACGTCAAGAACATCGAGACGTCGGGTTCGGCGAGCAAGCTGACGCACATCAACTACGCCTTCGGCAACGTGACGAACGGCGGCTGCGCGATCGGCGACGCCTACGCCGACTACCAGAAGACCTACGACGCCGCGGGCAGCGTGGACGGCGTCGCCGACACCTGGGACCAGCCCCTCGCCGGCAGCTTCAACCAGCTGAAGAAGCTGAAGGCGCTGCACCCCGGCCTCAAGGTGATCTGGTCCTTCGGCGGCTGGACCTGGTCCGGTGGCTTCGGGCAGGCGGCGCAGAACCCGGCCGCGTTCGCGGACTCCTGCTACAACCTGGTCAACGACCCGCGCTGGGCCGGTGTCTTCGACGGCATCGACATCGACTGGGAGTACCCCAACGCCTGTGGCCTGAGCTGCGACACCAGCGGTGCGGCGGCGTACAAGAACCTGATGGGCGCGCTGCGCGCCAAGTTCGGTTCGCAGCTGGTCACCTCCGCGATCACCGCGGACGGCACCGACGGCGGCAAGATCGACGCGGCCGACTACGGCGGCGCCGCGCAGTACGTCGACTGGTACAACGTGATGACCTACGACTACTTCGGCGCGTGGGCCGCGCAGGGCCCGACCGCCCCGCACTCGCCGCTGACGTCGTACGACGGCATCCCCACCGCGGGCTTCCACTCCGACGCCGCGATCCAGAAGCTCAAGGGCAAGGGCGTCCCGTCGGACAAGCTGCTGCTGGGCATCGGGTTCTACGGCCGCGGCTGGACCGGTGTCACGCAGGACGCCCCGGGCGGCACCGCGACCGGCCCGGCGCCCGGCAAGTACGAGCAGGGCATCGAGGACTACAAGGTGCTCAAGACGTCGTGCCCGTCGACCGGCACGGTCGCCGGCACCGCGTACGCCAAGTGCGGGAGCAACTGGTGGAGCTACGACACCCCGTCGACCATCGCCGGCAAGGTCTCCTACGCCAAGGCGCAGGGGCTCGGCGGCGCGATGTTCTGGGAGCTGTCCGGTGACACCACCGACGGCGAGCTGATCACGGCCGTCGCGAAGTAG
- a CDS encoding DUF2461 domain-containing protein produces the protein MKFSGFGEYAVDFYDGLVEDNSKPYWDDHVETYKSDVRAPMEALLAELAPEFSDGFGEPKVFRPYRDVRFAKDKTPYKTHCGAVIEQGRGGGAYYVEVGPEGLRVGGGCFHLAADQLARFRQAVDTELHGEALEKILAKLEKSGWEVKGDRLKSKPRGFDADHPRLDLLRYRSVYAVRAWEPDDVLHERGALERVKKAWRQLREFNEWARDRIGPSAQPRR, from the coding sequence GTGAAGTTCAGCGGATTCGGCGAGTACGCCGTCGACTTCTACGACGGCCTCGTCGAGGACAACTCGAAGCCCTACTGGGACGACCACGTCGAGACCTACAAGTCCGACGTCCGCGCCCCGATGGAAGCACTGCTCGCCGAGCTCGCGCCGGAGTTCTCGGACGGCTTCGGCGAGCCCAAGGTGTTCCGCCCCTACCGGGACGTCCGGTTCGCCAAGGACAAGACGCCGTACAAGACCCACTGCGGCGCGGTGATCGAGCAGGGCCGCGGCGGCGGCGCCTACTACGTCGAGGTCGGCCCCGAGGGCCTGCGCGTCGGCGGCGGCTGCTTCCACCTGGCCGCCGACCAGCTCGCCCGGTTCCGGCAGGCCGTCGACACCGAGCTGCACGGCGAGGCGCTCGAGAAGATCCTCGCCAAGCTCGAGAAGTCGGGCTGGGAGGTCAAGGGCGACCGGCTGAAGTCGAAACCCCGCGGCTTCGACGCCGATCACCCGCGCCTCGACCTGCTGCGCTACCGCTCGGTGTACGCGGTGCGGGCCTGGGAACCGGACGACGTCCTGCACGAGCGGGGCGCCCTCGAACGGGTGAAGAAGGCCTGGCGGCAGCTGCGCGAGTTCAACGAGTGGGCCCGCGACCGGATCGGACCCAGCGCGCAACCCCGGCGTTGA
- the pyk gene encoding pyruvate kinase, with the protein MSRRAKIVCTLGPATATPEKMRALVDAGMDVARMNFSHGSHSDHKQVYDLIRAAAAESGRAVGILADLQGPKIRLGTFAGGPVEWHNGDVVRITVEDVAGTHDRVSTTYKGLARDAKPGDRLLVDDGKVGLVVKGVEGPDVVCEVTEGGPVSNNKGVSLPGMDVSVPALSDKDIEDLEFALELGVDFIALSFVRSPADIDLVHQVMDRVGKGRLPVVAKIEKPEAVYNLEAIVLAFDAVMVARGDLGVELPLEQVPLVQKRAIQICRENAKPVIVATQMLESMINNSRPTRAEASDVANAVLDGADALMLSGETSVGRYAIEVVQTMGRIIEAVETDSPVVPPLSHVPRTKRGVISYAARDIGERLNAKALVAFTQSGDTVRRLARLHTRLPLLAFTPEEEVRSQLAMTWGTTTRIVPKVDSTDQMIQQVDHAMLEMGKYQKGDLVVIVAGSPPGTVGSTNLIRVHRLGEDDHA; encoded by the coding sequence GTGAGCCGACGCGCGAAGATCGTTTGTACCCTGGGCCCTGCCACCGCTACACCGGAGAAGATGCGGGCCCTCGTGGATGCCGGCATGGACGTGGCCAGGATGAACTTCAGCCACGGCAGCCACAGCGACCACAAGCAGGTCTACGACCTGATCCGGGCCGCGGCCGCGGAGAGCGGCCGCGCGGTCGGCATCCTCGCCGACCTGCAGGGGCCGAAGATCCGCCTCGGCACGTTCGCCGGCGGGCCGGTCGAGTGGCACAACGGCGACGTCGTGCGGATCACCGTCGAGGACGTCGCCGGTACCCACGACCGCGTCTCGACCACCTACAAGGGCCTGGCGCGGGACGCCAAGCCCGGTGACCGCCTGCTCGTCGACGACGGCAAGGTCGGCCTGGTGGTCAAGGGCGTCGAGGGCCCGGACGTCGTGTGCGAGGTCACCGAGGGTGGCCCGGTCAGCAACAACAAGGGCGTCTCGCTGCCCGGCATGGACGTCTCCGTGCCGGCGCTGTCCGACAAGGACATCGAGGACCTCGAGTTCGCGCTCGAGCTGGGCGTCGACTTCATCGCCCTCTCCTTCGTCCGCTCGCCGGCCGACATCGACCTGGTCCACCAGGTGATGGACCGGGTCGGCAAGGGCCGGCTGCCGGTCGTCGCCAAGATCGAGAAGCCCGAGGCCGTCTACAACCTCGAAGCCATCGTGCTGGCCTTCGACGCGGTGATGGTCGCCCGCGGCGACCTCGGCGTCGAGTTGCCGCTGGAGCAGGTGCCGCTGGTCCAGAAGCGCGCCATCCAGATCTGCCGCGAGAACGCGAAGCCGGTCATCGTGGCGACGCAGATGCTCGAGTCGATGATCAACAACTCCCGGCCGACCCGCGCCGAGGCCTCCGACGTCGCGAACGCGGTGCTCGACGGCGCCGACGCGCTGATGCTGTCCGGCGAGACCTCGGTCGGCCGGTACGCCATCGAGGTCGTGCAGACGATGGGCCGGATCATCGAGGCGGTCGAGACCGACTCGCCGGTCGTCCCGCCGCTCTCGCACGTCCCGCGCACCAAGCGCGGCGTGATCTCCTACGCCGCCCGCGACATCGGCGAGCGGCTCAACGCGAAGGCCCTGGTCGCCTTCACCCAGTCCGGTGACACCGTGCGCCGCCTGGCCCGGCTGCACACCCGGCTGCCGCTGCTGGCGTTCACGCCCGAGGAAGAGGTTCGCAGCCAGCTCGCGATGACGTGGGGCACCACTACCCGGATCGTCCCGAAGGTCGACTCGACCGACCAGATGATCCAGCAGGTCGACCACGCGATGCTGGAGATGGGCAAGTACCAGAAGGGCGACCTGGTCGTCATCGTGGCCGGTTCCCCGCCGGGGACCGTCGGGTCGACCAACCTGATCCGCGTGCACCGGCTCGGTGAAGACGACCACGCTTGA
- the tesB gene encoding acyl-CoA thioesterase II yields MTEMARTAATELDQPGGGQPVLDRLIALLDLEKIEENIFRGVSPAHSPVRVFGGQVAGQALVAAGRTVPEERRVHSLHAYFIRGGDPSVPIVYEVDRIRDGRSFTTRRVVAVQHGKAIFSLSASFQKDEPGIEHAETMPEGIPAPETLPTLMERAEGYAIGAHSRPRPIDVRYVNEPPWITRETGERPSRNQVWMRADGKLSEDQLLHVCVLTYASDMTLLDSVLARHGVYWDTDKVLGASLDHALWFHRPFRADEWFLYDSASPTASGARGLATGRFFAEDGTLIATVVQEGLLRVL; encoded by the coding sequence ATGACTGAAATGGCCAGGACGGCCGCCACCGAACTCGACCAGCCCGGTGGCGGCCAGCCGGTGCTCGACCGCCTGATCGCGCTGCTCGACCTGGAGAAGATCGAAGAGAACATCTTCCGCGGCGTCTCGCCGGCCCACTCGCCGGTGCGCGTGTTCGGCGGTCAGGTGGCCGGCCAGGCGCTGGTCGCGGCCGGGCGCACGGTCCCCGAGGAACGCCGGGTGCACTCGCTGCACGCGTACTTCATCCGCGGCGGCGACCCGAGCGTGCCGATCGTCTACGAGGTCGACCGGATCCGGGACGGCCGCTCGTTCACCACCCGCCGGGTCGTCGCGGTCCAGCACGGCAAGGCGATCTTCTCGCTCTCGGCGTCGTTCCAGAAGGACGAACCGGGCATCGAGCACGCCGAGACGATGCCCGAAGGCATCCCCGCGCCGGAGACGCTGCCGACGCTCATGGAGCGCGCCGAGGGCTACGCGATCGGCGCGCACAGCCGGCCGCGGCCGATCGACGTGCGCTACGTCAACGAACCGCCGTGGATCACCCGCGAGACCGGTGAGCGGCCCTCGCGCAACCAGGTGTGGATGCGCGCCGACGGGAAGCTGTCCGAGGACCAGCTGCTGCACGTCTGCGTCCTCACCTACGCCTCGGACATGACGCTGCTCGACTCCGTGCTCGCGCGCCACGGCGTCTACTGGGACACCGACAAGGTGCTCGGCGCGAGCCTCGACCACGCACTGTGGTTCCACCGGCCGTTCCGCGCCGACGAGTGGTTCCTCTACGACAGCGCTTCGCCGACGGCGTCCGGCGCCCGCGGCCTCGCCACGGGCCGGTTCTTCGCCGAGGACGGCACGCTCATCGCGACGGTCGTCCAAGAAGGACTCCTGCGCGTCCTCTGA
- a CDS encoding helix-turn-helix transcriptional regulator — MARGQSPTVRRRRLAGELRRLREAADLTIDEVGEKLECSASKISRIETGHVGVTPRDARDMLALYGITGDEQEALVQLAREARKRGWWHAYNEVFTGTFVGLEADASSLRAFQALLVPGLLQTERYARAVIRALRPDAEDAEIRRRVAARMARQELLSETPPPEYWAVMDEAVLRRVVDGPEVMAEQLYRMVAVAEKPNVTVQVVPFGAGAHPGMEGPFLIMGFPEQADPDVVYVDDSTSSGLYLEEPTDVRRYGLMFDHLRAAALKPDDSVDLIAEAAGRFAEQAAVPAPVHHLEPRTQ, encoded by the coding sequence ATGGCAAGGGGACAGAGCCCCACGGTTCGCCGCCGGAGGCTCGCGGGCGAGCTGCGCCGGCTGCGGGAAGCCGCGGACCTGACCATCGACGAGGTCGGCGAAAAGCTCGAATGCTCCGCCTCGAAGATCAGCCGCATCGAGACCGGCCACGTCGGCGTCACCCCGCGTGACGCCCGCGACATGCTGGCCCTCTACGGCATCACCGGCGACGAGCAGGAAGCGCTCGTCCAGCTGGCCAGGGAGGCCCGCAAACGTGGCTGGTGGCACGCCTACAACGAGGTCTTCACCGGCACCTTCGTCGGGCTCGAGGCCGACGCCAGCTCGCTGCGCGCGTTTCAGGCGCTGCTGGTGCCCGGGCTGCTGCAGACCGAGCGGTACGCCCGCGCGGTGATCCGCGCGCTGCGGCCGGACGCCGAGGACGCCGAGATCCGCCGCCGCGTCGCCGCGCGGATGGCGCGCCAGGAACTGCTGTCGGAGACCCCGCCGCCGGAGTACTGGGCGGTGATGGACGAGGCCGTGCTGCGCCGGGTGGTCGACGGCCCCGAGGTGATGGCCGAGCAGCTCTACCGCATGGTCGCGGTCGCCGAGAAACCGAACGTGACCGTCCAGGTCGTGCCGTTCGGCGCCGGCGCGCACCCCGGGATGGAAGGCCCCTTCCTGATCATGGGCTTTCCCGAGCAGGCCGATCCGGACGTCGTCTACGTCGACGACAGCACGTCCAGCGGCCTCTACCTGGAGGAACCCACAGACGTCCGGCGCTACGGGCTGATGTTCGACCATCTGCGCGCGGCCGCACTGAAGCCGGACGACTCGGTGGATCTGATCGCCGAGGCCGCCGGACGGTTCGCCGAACAGGCTGCCGTTCCGGCTCCGGTGCACCATCTGGAACCGAGGACACAGTAA
- a CDS encoding DUF397 domain-containing protein, protein MEADLSGARWRKSSHSGGGNDCVEVAFVDGGAAVRDSKDPEGGAFRLPASGWRGLLAAVRTGGHTHG, encoded by the coding sequence ATGGAAGCAGATCTGTCCGGGGCGCGGTGGCGCAAGAGCAGCCACAGCGGTGGCGGCAACGACTGCGTCGAGGTCGCGTTCGTCGACGGCGGCGCCGCGGTGCGCGACTCGAAGGACCCCGAAGGTGGTGCGTTCCGCCTGCCCGCGTCGGGCTGGCGGGGGCTGCTGGCCGCGGTGCGGACCGGCGGCCACACGCACGGCTGA